One genomic region from Vibrio sp. STUT-A11 encodes:
- a CDS encoding TetR/AcrR family transcriptional regulator, whose amino-acid sequence MARKANFDRDEKLLVAMNLFWRKGFSNTSISDLTAELNINRFSLYNTYGDKQQLYYEALDAYLKKVSLPSLVDLRKKEASLGEIETFLTSFSALQRKSSCGCFVQNALVEHAGEDKDVLRMGHFLFDHLIEIMSDAIENAQRETLIPKTLKPAELACFILNNMQGIRVLGKAKRYEDLDTALSCLLTLIRK is encoded by the coding sequence ATGGCAAGAAAAGCTAACTTCGACCGAGATGAGAAGCTCTTGGTCGCCATGAATCTGTTCTGGCGCAAAGGTTTTTCAAATACCTCTATCTCCGATCTCACAGCCGAGCTGAACATCAATCGGTTTAGCCTTTACAATACTTATGGTGATAAACAACAGCTTTACTATGAGGCACTGGACGCATACCTTAAGAAAGTATCGTTACCGTCTCTGGTTGATTTGCGCAAAAAAGAAGCTTCTCTAGGCGAAATTGAAACCTTTTTGACCTCCTTTTCCGCACTTCAGCGAAAAAGTAGTTGCGGATGTTTTGTTCAAAACGCGTTGGTTGAACATGCTGGTGAAGATAAAGATGTGTTACGTATGGGGCATTTTTTGTTTGATCACCTTATCGAGATCATGAGTGACGCAATAGAAAACGCGCAAAGGGAAACATTAATTCCTAAGACCCTCAAACCCGCAGAATTAGCCTGTTTTATTCTCAACAATATGCAAGGCATACGGGTGCTCGGTAAAGCCAAGCGTTATGAAGATTTAGACACTGCATTGTCGTGTTTACTGACTTTGATAAGGAAATGA
- a CDS encoding SLC13 family permease → MVSRLNIKSVVIIIALTFALFISNYSFSGQSELFSQSAAVVLVTLVFWSSGCVPPFLAGLIFFALVTTLGLISPSIVFAGFGSTAVWLIISGFIIGAAISKSGLGQKLAILISPYLTVSYSRLIAGLVLSAMLLGFIMPSSVGRAVVLIPIGMALADTVGLKKGSNGRIGIATALAISCNMPSFAILPANIPNMILAGSSETLFNLTFGYTEYLLLHFPVLGILKSLVVIWLVLRIFPDEIAVPAENEETNSESFASSQKDQKKVGILLAFTLLFWITDTIHGINPAWVGLVTAIILLLPKWGVVEPKAFNSSVDFATVIFVAGALGLGALVNESGIASAMGELFSHLLPADQSNAFLSFMALSVISTLTGLVATIPGVPTVLTPMAEGFAQVTGFSLPAVLMTQVIGFSTVLFPYQVGPLVVAMQLSNEPLSKLLKITLPLTAITVFFLMPLDFLWWQLLGWIN, encoded by the coding sequence ATGGTCAGCCGGCTAAATATAAAATCCGTCGTAATAATAATCGCGCTCACATTTGCACTTTTTATTAGTAACTATTCTTTTTCAGGTCAGTCTGAGCTATTTTCTCAAAGCGCCGCCGTTGTATTGGTAACGCTTGTTTTTTGGAGTTCAGGCTGTGTCCCTCCTTTTCTTGCTGGTTTGATCTTCTTTGCTTTGGTAACAACATTAGGATTGATTTCACCATCCATAGTATTTGCGGGTTTTGGTTCTACCGCTGTATGGTTAATCATTTCGGGATTTATCATTGGAGCGGCAATTTCCAAATCAGGATTAGGACAAAAGCTTGCAATACTCATTTCCCCTTATTTAACGGTCAGTTATTCTCGCCTTATCGCTGGCTTGGTATTGAGTGCCATGTTACTGGGTTTTATCATGCCTTCTTCTGTAGGTAGAGCTGTTGTATTAATACCTATCGGTATGGCATTGGCGGACACGGTAGGACTTAAGAAAGGCAGTAATGGCCGAATTGGCATTGCAACCGCTCTTGCCATCTCATGCAATATGCCCAGTTTTGCAATTTTGCCCGCTAATATTCCAAACATGATCTTAGCTGGTTCCAGCGAAACTCTTTTCAACCTTACCTTCGGCTACACTGAATACCTGCTTCTCCATTTCCCTGTGTTAGGAATCCTTAAATCACTAGTGGTCATTTGGTTGGTTCTGCGTATTTTTCCAGACGAAATTGCTGTGCCAGCTGAGAATGAAGAGACCAACAGCGAAAGCTTCGCTTCTAGCCAAAAGGATCAGAAGAAAGTCGGAATTTTGCTCGCATTCACACTGTTATTCTGGATAACAGATACGATTCACGGCATAAACCCAGCTTGGGTAGGTTTAGTCACCGCGATTATTCTTCTTTTACCTAAATGGGGCGTGGTCGAGCCAAAAGCGTTTAATAGTTCCGTTGATTTTGCCACCGTGATTTTTGTTGCCGGTGCATTGGGACTGGGAGCGTTGGTAAATGAGTCAGGAATTGCTTCAGCCATGGGTGAATTGTTCAGTCATCTGCTGCCAGCCGATCAAAGTAACGCATTCCTAAGCTTCATGGCACTGTCTGTTATTTCTACCCTGACAGGACTGGTTGCAACAATCCCAGGCGTTCCAACTGTATTGACACCGATGGCAGAAGGTTTCGCCCAAGTAACCGGCTTTTCTCTACCTGCAGTTTTAATGACTCAGGTTATCGGTTTTTCAACCGTGCTTTTCCCTTATCAGGTGGGGCCACTAGTCGTTGCTATGCAATTATCCAACGAACCTTTGTCTAAATTGTTAAAAATAACCCTGCCTTTAACCGCGATTACGGTTTTCTTTCTGATGCCTTTAGATTTTCTATGGTGGCAACTGCTAGGCTGGATCAACTAG
- a CDS encoding helix-turn-helix transcriptional regulator, giving the protein MSKHISNTTMFSPSDVAFILDATQPVLTHSRSMVAESSIKPHAHPRGQLLWAAKGILRVTSEKGVWVVPSTHAVWIPGGHYHQVSNETATQTRNLYIDPSFCVRQNSDKVIMLKMSSLMREIILKLTESPEPLTKARVHHLGLVALDELESLEALELFIPSGNDPRLQRLISIIVNHPEQSLLLEELATQVGASVRTIERLFKAETGLTFRQWRSRFRLMNSLEKIAQGQNTTLVAHQLGYSSVSSFISSFKKLFGCTPQEYAQR; this is encoded by the coding sequence ATGTCAAAACATATTTCCAACACGACAATGTTTTCCCCCAGTGATGTCGCTTTCATTTTGGACGCCACTCAGCCAGTTCTTACCCACAGTCGCAGTATGGTTGCTGAGTCATCGATTAAGCCGCATGCCCATCCTAGAGGGCAACTTCTTTGGGCTGCCAAAGGCATATTGCGAGTGACCAGTGAAAAAGGGGTTTGGGTTGTCCCATCTACGCATGCGGTTTGGATTCCTGGGGGACATTATCATCAGGTGAGCAATGAAACTGCCACTCAAACCAGAAACCTATATATCGATCCTTCGTTCTGTGTTCGCCAGAACTCCGATAAAGTCATCATGTTGAAAATGAGTTCGTTAATGCGTGAGATCATACTCAAACTCACAGAAAGCCCGGAGCCTCTCACCAAAGCAAGAGTTCATCACTTAGGCTTGGTTGCTCTTGATGAACTTGAGTCGTTGGAAGCACTGGAGCTCTTTATTCCATCCGGCAATGATCCTCGCCTGCAACGATTGATCAGTATTATTGTTAATCACCCAGAGCAATCATTATTGCTTGAAGAGCTCGCAACTCAGGTAGGGGCAAGTGTTCGTACTATTGAAAGGTTGTTTAAAGCAGAGACGGGGCTAACATTCCGCCAATGGCGTAGTCGCTTTCGTTTGATGAATTCACTAGAGAAAATTGCTCAGGGTCAAAACACAACATTAGTTGCACACCAGCTGGGGTATAGCAGTGTGAGCAGCTTTATATCGTCGTTTAAAAAACTGTTTGGTTGCACACCTCAGGAATACGCTCAAAGGTAA
- a CDS encoding branched-chain amino acid aminotransferase: MAAFGTEFMPRMALATFENNQWSDTQIVTSDSISLHPGAHVLHYSSTCFEGLKAFRHEDGSVHIFRMDQNVERFAQSSQLLSLPEIDKEQVSKMIVDIVAEFASDVPLPPGSMYIRPTHIGTEAAVGKAAAPSVTSMLYILLSPVGDYFSGGAHALRLLLDETGQRCAPHMGMIKSGGNYASALAPTLEAKSKYQADQVLFCPNGYITETGAANFLLVDGNEIITKALDSSFLHGVTRSSILTIAKDLGMTVTEREVSVEELLERAAKPGVEAMLSGTAAVLTSVGTLIHNGQDFKVGTGEAGPAAQKLRQALNDIQWGKAPDTHNWLTKIA, from the coding sequence ATGGCGGCTTTTGGTACTGAGTTTATGCCTAGGATGGCATTAGCAACATTTGAAAATAATCAATGGTCTGACACACAGATCGTTACATCAGACAGTATTTCACTTCATCCCGGCGCTCACGTATTGCATTACTCAAGCACTTGCTTTGAAGGTCTGAAAGCATTCCGTCACGAAGATGGCAGCGTACACATTTTTCGAATGGATCAAAACGTCGAGCGTTTTGCTCAAAGTAGTCAACTACTCTCTCTACCTGAGATTGATAAAGAACAAGTATCAAAAATGATTGTTGATATTGTGGCTGAGTTCGCATCTGATGTGCCGTTGCCTCCAGGCTCAATGTACATTCGTCCAACTCACATCGGTACAGAGGCAGCTGTAGGCAAAGCAGCAGCCCCATCAGTTACATCTATGTTGTATATCCTACTTTCTCCAGTAGGTGACTATTTCTCAGGTGGTGCTCATGCCTTACGTCTACTACTAGATGAAACTGGCCAACGTTGTGCGCCGCACATGGGGATGATCAAAAGCGGTGGTAACTACGCAAGCGCGTTAGCGCCAACTTTAGAAGCAAAATCAAAATACCAAGCAGACCAAGTACTATTCTGTCCAAATGGTTACATTACAGAAACAGGTGCTGCAAACTTCCTTTTGGTTGATGGTAACGAGATCATTACTAAAGCCCTGGACTCAAGCTTCTTACACGGTGTAACACGCTCTAGCATCCTAACAATTGCAAAAGATCTTGGCATGACCGTTACAGAACGTGAAGTCTCTGTTGAAGAGTTACTTGAGCGCGCCGCTAAACCTGGTGTAGAAGCGATGCTTTCAGGCACTGCAGCCGTATTAACTTCGGTCGGTACGCTTATTCACAATGGTCAAGATTTTAAAGTTGGCACTGGCGAAGCTGGCCCAGCAGCGCAAAAACTGCGTCAAGCGCTCAACGATATCCAATGGGGTAAAGCGCCAGACACTCATAACTGGTTGACTAAGATTGCCTGA
- a CDS encoding glutathione S-transferase, which translates to MKLYETAMTPSCKRVNIFLKEIGGDVERVALNVRDGDNLADTFKQKSVNGKVPVLELDDGTTICESVAICRYFDEEFTNDLHLFGSNQRERAQVEMWHRVVEFQGLYAAFQAFRNISAIYEDRENCVKEWGEESKSRVLMFLPVLDKRLGESEFIASDRYTIVDITGYIFVGFAINALQIDVFATSPNIARWFEKVSAREALQS; encoded by the coding sequence ATGAAGTTATATGAAACCGCAATGACGCCAAGTTGTAAGCGAGTTAACATTTTTCTTAAAGAAATTGGCGGCGATGTTGAGCGAGTCGCATTAAACGTACGTGATGGAGACAACCTTGCTGATACGTTCAAACAAAAAAGTGTGAATGGTAAAGTCCCGGTTTTAGAGTTGGATGACGGCACCACAATTTGCGAAAGCGTTGCGATTTGCCGCTATTTTGATGAGGAGTTTACTAACGACCTCCACTTATTTGGTAGCAACCAGCGTGAGCGTGCTCAAGTTGAAATGTGGCATCGTGTTGTTGAATTTCAGGGGCTTTATGCTGCTTTTCAGGCCTTCCGTAACATCAGTGCTATCTATGAGGATCGTGAAAACTGCGTAAAAGAGTGGGGCGAGGAATCAAAATCTCGCGTACTGATGTTTTTACCTGTTCTGGATAAACGATTAGGGGAGAGTGAGTTTATCGCTTCGGACCGATACACCATAGTGGATATCACAGGTTATATATTCGTTGGATTTGCAATTAATGCACTTCAGATTGATGTGTTTGCGACGTCTCCAAATATCGCTCGTTGGTTTGAGAAAGTCTCAGCTAGAGAAGCCTTGCAAAGTTAA
- a CDS encoding PPC domain-containing DNA-binding protein, which produces MSMNVIVVRLTKGMDLKRSLAKIVTEHNIKAGSIASCVGCVSQLQIRLAGAQNTLLKQEPLELVSVMGTLTPEHQHVHISLSDKQGHVWGGHLMEGTIIDTTAELIIHSYPNLTFSREMDENTGYTELQVN; this is translated from the coding sequence ATGTCAATGAACGTCATTGTAGTTAGACTAACCAAAGGTATGGATCTTAAACGAAGTCTCGCGAAGATCGTTACAGAGCATAACATCAAAGCGGGCTCAATCGCTTCTTGCGTCGGGTGTGTCTCTCAACTCCAGATCCGTCTCGCAGGGGCGCAAAATACGTTACTTAAACAAGAGCCTTTAGAGCTTGTATCGGTCATGGGTACGCTGACTCCTGAGCATCAACATGTACATATATCGCTTTCCGACAAACAAGGGCACGTTTGGGGTGGGCACTTAATGGAAGGTACTATTATTGATACCACTGCCGAGCTCATTATCCATAGCTACCCAAACCTCACCTTCAGCCGTGAAATGGATGAGAACACTGGCTACACCGAACTACAAGTGAATTAA
- a CDS encoding Hpt domain-containing protein: MINFDVLNRYMDNDVDIIITVLSTYLEEHVDSLERINELYAKEDWPELQLLAHSLKGVLESFGEDTAVIALQEIDEDTRKNIAPDVSDITIVNRELLTINQQIFAYLDNLNSKPL; this comes from the coding sequence ATGATCAATTTTGACGTATTAAATCGATATATGGATAACGATGTAGACATCATTATCACCGTGCTTTCAACCTACTTGGAGGAACACGTTGACAGTTTGGAGCGTATTAATGAGTTGTATGCCAAAGAAGATTGGCCAGAACTACAATTGTTAGCGCACAGTTTAAAAGGAGTATTAGAAAGTTTTGGCGAAGATACCGCCGTCATAGCGTTGCAAGAGATCGACGAAGATACACGTAAAAATATTGCACCAGATGTGTCAGATATCACTATCGTTAATAGGGAGCTATTAACGATTAATCAGCAAATTTTTGCTTATTTAGACAATTTAAATAGCAAACCATTATAG
- a CDS encoding DUF2235 domain-containing protein produces MGSFLIFNFDGTGNEPEDAQQEVKYKAKQEDDNISNVLKLHLMMGGNLFLNGEKYGQSDHNTVDHCFYYQGVGTNGSWVKRAINQGLALESCDVASILNKAKADFNKHYKQGDIVLATGFSRGAALARRFVGLIAKEHPKVTSNSKPFVFLCVFDTVASIGLPNLSTASRPDYDVVFEYGCTLSHIVKKAIHMVSLDDKRRAFQPTLMNYDQQRIHEIWFAGAHSDVGGGYYRDGLSDITLSHAMKWLEYMTRYHALPAIQFKFPTQTDIDNACPTRLKGMIGLDDLQRNPNSLGKNHQQDRWPIVDWVTLDDRRCCVIEEDKINEDLLPVIHYAVAERLHRDDDYRPKSLMNKRHYLWYDFINPPVDCPSYTQHIHYAAVNWEELDVAQSVERMIDADRFYNFTGIVVKQGEEYEISVREGDSWHDGKEISCDGDGWNLNHVQLGLAELPIRAMKGLRRVPSSDWFTLCAVVDSDDDNARAVGQNGVYRVTKTGELQFFANDLKFKYGNNSGSLRVRIERVK; encoded by the coding sequence ATGGGATCATTTCTGATTTTTAACTTCGACGGCACAGGCAATGAACCAGAAGATGCTCAACAAGAGGTAAAATATAAAGCAAAACAAGAAGACGACAACATTAGCAATGTTCTTAAGCTGCATTTGATGATGGGAGGTAATCTATTCCTGAATGGAGAGAAATATGGACAATCGGACCACAATACGGTTGACCACTGTTTTTACTACCAAGGTGTTGGCACAAATGGTAGTTGGGTAAAACGCGCGATAAATCAGGGTTTAGCCTTAGAGAGCTGCGATGTTGCTTCAATACTCAACAAAGCCAAAGCCGATTTTAATAAACACTATAAACAAGGCGATATTGTCTTAGCGACTGGTTTTTCTCGTGGGGCGGCATTAGCTCGACGTTTCGTTGGACTTATTGCCAAAGAGCACCCGAAAGTGACCTCGAATAGCAAACCATTCGTTTTTCTGTGCGTATTTGACACGGTTGCAAGTATTGGGCTACCGAACTTAAGCACTGCAAGTCGGCCTGACTATGATGTCGTATTTGAATATGGATGCACGCTCTCGCACATTGTCAAAAAAGCGATCCATATGGTTAGCCTCGACGATAAGCGTCGGGCATTCCAGCCGACTTTAATGAACTATGATCAGCAGAGGATCCATGAGATTTGGTTTGCTGGTGCGCATTCGGACGTTGGTGGCGGCTATTACCGCGACGGTCTGTCGGACATTACGCTCAGTCATGCGATGAAATGGCTTGAGTATATGACCCGCTATCATGCTCTACCTGCTATACAGTTTAAATTTCCTACTCAAACCGATATCGATAATGCCTGTCCAACGCGATTAAAAGGAATGATTGGTCTTGATGATTTACAACGTAATCCAAATTCATTGGGCAAAAACCATCAGCAGGATAGGTGGCCCATTGTTGATTGGGTTACGTTAGATGATCGACGTTGTTGTGTCATTGAGGAAGACAAAATCAATGAGGATTTGTTGCCTGTCATTCATTACGCTGTGGCGGAACGCTTACATCGGGATGATGACTACCGTCCTAAGTCTTTAATGAATAAGCGCCATTACCTTTGGTATGACTTCATTAATCCTCCTGTGGACTGTCCGAGCTACACTCAGCATATTCATTATGCTGCGGTAAATTGGGAAGAATTGGACGTTGCTCAATCGGTTGAGAGAATGATTGATGCTGACCGATTCTATAACTTTACTGGCATAGTCGTTAAGCAAGGAGAGGAGTACGAAATTTCAGTTCGAGAAGGAGATAGCTGGCATGATGGAAAAGAGATCAGTTGTGACGGAGATGGTTGGAACCTAAACCATGTACAACTAGGATTAGCTGAGCTGCCTATTCGAGCGATGAAAGGTTTACGCAGAGTGCCGAGTTCTGACTGGTTTACGCTCTGTGCTGTCGTTGATAGCGATGATGACAATGCTAGAGCGGTTGGGCAAAATGGGGTTTATCGAGTGACAAAAACTGGTGAGCTTCAGTTCTTTGCCAATGATTTGAAGTTTAAGTACGGTAACAACAGTGGCAGTCTACGAGTGAGGATAGAGCGAGTTAAATAA